The stretch of DNA GGAACGCTGCATATTGCTTGCGGTCCATGGTGATGATGTCGGTGGACGCCACGATGCCTTCAAGGTTCAGGCCATTGGTGGCGCCATCCTTGAGCTTTTCGTGGAAGTAGTTGAGTCCGCCCACGATCTTGTGGCGAGAGAGTTGCAGCGCGGCCTGCGTGTTGGCAACCAGCGTATCGAAATCGATGCCGTTGCCGGTCGTTGCGTTTACCCGCGTCGGGTTTGTCGACGTGTCATAAGTGACATAGCTGTTCCATGTCAGGTTGCCGAAATTGCCTTCGTGGGTGGCGAAGTAGTTGTCCCGCAGCGTCTTGCTGTAGGTCATGTCCTCCCCTTCGGCGAGGCTCTTGCCCGGATTGGCCGTGCGTTCCTGGATCGTGTGCCCCGCACCGGCCGTGAAGGTGTTGGCTTCATCCAGCCGGAAGCTGAGCTTGCCTGCAATATTCTTGCGTTTGAATTCCGGGTCGGCGGCGGCGCTGTCGCTGCCGCCGACGAAATCCGCTTCGTCCTGATAGCGCAGACCGCCGGTAACCTGCAACGACAGGCGGTCCCTGATGATCGGAATGTTCAGAGCGAGGCTGGCGTTGACGCCATCGTTCGTCACGTCGTTGCCGGGGCCGGACTTGATGTATTCGGTCGTGAAGCTGCCGCCGAATTCGTTCATCACCTTCTTGGTGATGACGTTGATCACGCCGCCGATCGCGTCGGAACCGTAAAGCGAGGATGCCGGGCCGCGGATCACCTCAATGCGTTCGATCGAGTCCAGTGGCGGCAGGAAGTTGATCGGCGTACCGGCCTGGGCGCCGTTGAGACCGAAGGCCTGATTATCCTGCATGCGTTTCCCGTCGACAAGGAAAAGCGTGTAGTCTGCGCTCATGCCGCGTATCATGACCGACTGTTCGACACCGCCGCCCTGAATGAAGACGCCCGGAACATTCATCAGTACATCGGTGATGTCGGTGTAGGAGCGCTGCCTGATCTCTTCGGCCGTGATGACCGAAATCGTCGCCGGTGCGTCCTTGACGTTGAGCTCATAGCCGGTTGCGGAAACAACGATGTCCGATGGCAGTTCTCCATCGCGGGAATAGGAGCTGCCGGCCTGGGCCTCGGCGGCGAGCGCGAAGGCAGCCTGCGGCGATGCGCAAACGACGACAAGCGACGTCGTAGCGAGAATGCGCTTGCGAAAATCAGTCAATGAATACCCCCCGTCTGTTCCAGAAAAGGCGCACGAACTCCATTCGCCATTCGCCAGCGAATATCGGTGCGGCCCAGTTACTCTCCCGGATTTATGCCGTTCGCCTTTTTCGCTTAGTGCTAATGCGAATTGTTCGCGGCAACTATGAAGAATGGCGAGGCAAGGCAACGATCAGAAATGAATATCGACTATTCATCTCTCGCCTCTGGCCCTGCCGTTTCGGCGAGCGAGAGATCTTCCGCAGCTTGCCTAGGGTCAGCACCCATTACTCACGCCACCGATGCTGCCGGCTGGCTGCCGATGCGGGCGGTCAAGGCATCGGCACTGAGACTGGCGACCAGTTCTTGACCGCCGCCGGTTGTTGGCGTGAGACCGCTCTGGCCTTGTCAGCCCAGCTGCACTCCAGACGACTGGCGGCATGAAGCGCGGGAAGGGCCCTCGCGTGCAGAGGTTGCGATCCTTTCCTACACCACCACCGGCGCAGTAGGATGTTTGCCGGATCATCTCTCCTGACCGGTGGATCGCCGCAGGCGGGGGAGGGCATGCAACCGGAAGCCAAAGTGACACCGATGTTTACACTGTACGCAACAAAAATCAGGTACTTGTGTCGAGAAACCGTGAATTGCGCCCGGAAGTTGACACTTTTGCTCTGAACCGTGTCAACTGTGTCAACCTTGCCCCTTTTGCAGGGTCGCCCCGGCGCACTTTCGCGCGGCGCTATTCACTGGCCCTTAATGCCGAGGCCCCCTATACCCTGACATATGACAACGACCCCGCGTGCTGCCCGCTCGTTCGCCTGCCTGCTTCTCCTGTCCCAGACCGCCGCGGTTCCGGTGTTCGCGCAGACAGTCGCGCCCGCCGTGAACGCGGCTGCGGCGCCCAAGCCGTGGCTTTACAAGAACAGCGACGTTCCGCCCGATCCGGACTGGAACTTCGGCGAGCTGTCAAACGGTCTGCGCTATGCCGTGCGACATAACGGCGTGCCGCCGGGGCAGGTCTCGATCCGCGTGCGGGTGGATGTGGGTTCGCTCTACGAGACCGATGCCGAGCGCGGTTATTCGCACTTGCTCGAACACATGCTGTTCCGGGAATCCAAGTATATCCCTGAGGGCACCGCGATCGCGACGTTCCAGCGGCTTGGCGCCTCGTTCGGCACCGATACCAATGCCGAGACGACGACGACGCAGACGGTGTTCAAGCTCGACGTGCCCAATGCGACGCCGACCTCGCTGGATACCGTGTTCAAGCTGGTCTCGGGGATGGTGACGGCGCCCACGCTTTCGGCGCTCGACCTGAAGAAGGACCTGCCGATCGTGCTCTCCGAAATGCGCGACAACGGCGGTGCCTCGCGCCGGGTGCAGCAGGCGATGCAGAAGACGCTCTATGACGGCCAGCCGCTGTCGGACCGCGATCCGATCGGCACGCTGGGCTCGTTGCAGGCAGCGACGCCCGCCTCGGTCCGGGCCTTCTACACGCGCTGGTATCGCCCGCAGACCGTGACGGTGATCGTTGCAGGCGACGCGCCGGTGCCCGCGCTGGAAGCTTATGTGAAGAAGTGGTTTGGTGACTGGCAGGTGCCCGGCAAGGTTACGCCGCAGCCCAGCTTCGGCGCTCCGATCGCGCCTGCGGGCAGCGATCCGAAGAACCCGGTGGGCGCGACGAAGGTGATGGTCGAGCCCGATCTTCCGCCCTCGCTGATGTATGCCGTGCTGCGGCCCTGGCATCAGGTGAACGACACCATCAAGTACAACCAGGGCCTGATGATCGACCAGCTGGCGCAGGCGATCATCAACCGTCGTCTGGAAACCAAGGCGCGGGCAGGCGGCAGCTTCCTGACAGCCTCGGTCGATCAGGAGAACGTCGCGCGCTCGGCCAACGCCACTTTCGTTTCGGTGACGCCGCTGGGCGATGACTGGAAGGGCGCTCTGCACGATGTGCGCGCGGTGATCGCCGATGCGATGACCCGCCCGCCGACGCAGGAGGAGATCGACCGCGAGGTCGCCGAGCTCGACGTCTCGTTCCAGGTGCCGGTCGAGCAGCAGGCGATCCTGCCCGGCGGCAAGCTGGCCGACGATCTCGTGAACGCGCTCGATATTCACGAGACGGTCGCCGCGCCCAAGGACGTGCTGAACATCTTCCGCAGCTCCAAGCCGCTGTTCACGCCGGACGCCATTCTGGAGCACACGCGCCAGATCTTCAGCGGCACGGTGACGCGAGCGATGTTCACGGTGCAGAAGCCCGGCGTCGCGACTGACGCGCAACTCCACGCAGCGCTTGCGGCTCCGGTGAAGCCGGACGAAAGCGTGCGCGAGGACATGAAGCCCGTGTCCTTCGCCAACATGCCCGCCATCGGCGCGCCATCTGCGCCGACGGCGGTGGCGCCCATCGGCCTGCTCGGCATCCAGCAGCTGACGTTCGCGAACGGCGTCAAGGCGCTGCTCTGGCCCGCCAAGGAAGAGCCGGGCCGGGTCATGGTGAAGGTCCGTTTCGGTGGCGGCTATGGCGCGGTGGCACCCAAGGATGCGACCTATCTGGCGCTGGGCGACATGGCGCTGGTGGGCGCGGGCGAGGCGACGCTGAACCAGAACGACCTCGACCGTATTTCCACCGGGCGCAAGCTGGGCTTCGATTTCGATATCGACGACGGCTCGTTCCAATTCCAGGCGGAAACGCGCCCTTCCGACCTTGCCGACCAGCTCTATCTGTTTGCGGCCAAGCTCGACATGCCGCGCTGGGACAAGGGACCGTTCGAGCGGGCGAAGGCCGCGGCGAAGATCCAGTACGATACTTTTGCCAGCTCGCCGCAGGGCATTCTCAACCGCGATCTGAACTATTACCAGCATGGGCAGGACCAGCGCTACGCAACGCCCACGCCTGCGCAGATCGACAAGACCGACATGGCCGATTTCCAGCGTGTGTGGAGCCGCCAGCTCGCCAGCGGCCCGGTTGAAGTGCAGATCTACGGCGACTTCGATCAGGCAGCCGCCATCGCCGCGCTGACCAAAACGTTCGGCGCGCTGAAGCCGCGCACCACCACCGATGCGCAGGCGGTCGTGCCGGTGGGCGTGCCTTCGCCCTCGACCCAGCCGATCCGCGTCGGCCACCACGGCGATGCAGATCAGGCGGCGGCGGTGATCTCGTGGGCGACCGGCGGCGGGTCTGACGATATCGCGCAGTCGCGCCAGCTCGAGATCCTCACGCAGCTGTTCTCCAACCGCCTGATGGACGCCATGCGCGAGAAGCTGGGCGCGGCCTATTCGCCCTATGTCTTCTCCAGCTGGCCGATCGACGAAAAGGCAGGCGGGGCGATCACGGCGGTTGCGCAGATCGAGCCCGACAAGGTGCCGCTGTTCTTCCAGACGGCGGATGACATCGCCCAGAACCTGATCGACAATCCGCCGACGGCTGACGAACTCGCTCGCGTCATTGAACCGCTGCGCCAGCAGGTCACGCGCGCCGCTTCGAGCACGGCGTTCTTCATGGACCAGCTGGAGGGCGCGACCTGGGATCCCAAGCGGATCGCGGCAGTGCGCACGATTCTGCCCGATTATACGCAGACGACCCCGCAGGCGATGCAGGCCCTGGCAGCCAAATACCTCGGGAAGGGTAAGAGCTGGCGGCTGGAAGTGCTGCCCGATCCCAAGACCGCGACGAAGAAAAAGTGAAGCATGGCGCCGGGTTAGCGCCCGGTGTCTGCCAGCCTGGGGAATCGCCGGGCCTGATCGACGTAATCGAATATGCCGATCGGGCTTTCGATCTTTGCAAAAATTGCCGAAAGCGGTAAAGGGCGCGCCTTGCGTGATCCTCGGCGGAGTCCAAATCCAGCCGGATGGGAGAGATCGCGCGCCAACATGGAGTAAACGACGTGGCTAGCAATTGGACCCCGGATGGCTGGAAGGCGAAGGAAGCCCGCCACCTCCCGGTATATGGCGATGTGGAACAGCTTGGCGCGGTTGAGACCACGCTTGCGAAGTTTCCGCCGCTGGTCTTTGCGGGCGAGGCGCGCGAACTGAAGAAGGATCTGGCCGAAGTGGCGGCGGGTCGCGGTTTCCTGTTGCAGGGCGGTGACTGTGCCGAGAGCTTCGCCGAATTTCACCCCGACAACATCCGCGACACCTTCCGTGTGCTTTTGCAGATGGCTGTGGTGCTGACGTTCGCGGGCAAGCAGCCGGTGGTGAAGGTCGGCCGCATGGCGGGCCAGTTCGCCAAGCCGCGCTCGGCGCCGACCGAGACGATCGGTGGTGTCGAACTGCCGAGCTACCTCGGCGACATCATCAATGGCGTCGAGTTCGATGCGGAGACGCGGCGCAACGATCCCGAGCGCATGGTCAAGGCCTATGCACAGTCGGCATCGACGCTTAACCTGCTGCGCGCGTTCGCCAGCGGCGGCTATGCGAATCTGCGGCAGGTCCACCAGTGGACGCTGGAGCATATCAACCGCAGCCCGTGGGGTGAGCGCTTCTCGCAGATGGCCGACCGCATCGGTGAGGCGCTGGACTTCATGGCGGCCTGCGGCGTGAATCCGTCGACGGTGCCGCAGCTTCAGGGCACCAATTTCTACACCAGCCATGAAGCGCTGCTGCTGCCCTACGAGCAGGCGCTGACCCGTCGCGATTCGCTCACCGGTGACTGGTATGACTGTTCGGCCCACATGCTGTGGATCGGCGATCGCACGCGTTTCGAAGGCTCGGCCCATGTCGAGTTCCTGCGCGGCGTCGGCAATCCCATCGGCATGAAGTGCGGCCCCAGCCTTGAGCCCGACGCGCTGATCCGCATGCTCGACACGCTGAACCCGGCGCGCGAGCCCGGCCGCATGACCCTGATCGCCCGCTTCGGGCATGACAAGGTCGAGGCTGGCCTGCCCAAGCTGGTGCGCGCGGTGAAGGCCGAAGGCCACCCGGTGGTGTGGTCGTGCGACCCGATGCACGGCAACGTCATCAAGTCCGACAGCGGCTTCAAGACCCGTCCGTTCGACCGTATCCTTTCGGAAGTGCGCGGCTTCTTCGCCGTCCACCGTGCCGAGGGCACGCATGCGGGCGGCGTCCATGTCGAGATGACCGGCCAGGACGTGACCGAATGCACCGGCGGCGCCATCGCCATCACCGACGAGGCGCTGAAGGACCGCTACCACACGCACTGCGATCCCCGCCTCAACGGTGCCCAGTCGATCGAACTTGCGTTCGAGATGGCCGATCTGCTCAATCTCGAAATGTCGGAAGGGCGCCGCGAAGCCGCCTGATCGCCTGATCACAAGCGAACCGAGACAAGCGCGGCGGGAGAGATTCCGCCGCGCTTTTTCGTGCATTCCCACCGCTCGCGATACATGCCGAAACATGTCGATACGCAAAGCGAACAGGTGCACTCTTGTTCGCTGATGACCGCGCTCGATAAGGGCACAAGGCATCATCAGCAGGAGGGAGAAATGTCATGCGGTTTCGCATAACAATGTGGTTGGCGACCCTGATCGCAGCATTTGCGCTGACGTCAGGCGCAGTGCAGGCCAGAAACGCACCGACCGGGCAGTCGCTTGCGGTCGTCAGACCGGTGGTATCGTGTGCAGCCCTGTCAGCAACCGACCTGACCGCGATTGGCGGTGCAGGCAGCGGCGTGACCTCGGCAACGCTCGACAAGAGCGACGGCATCGAGGTGTGCGACGTCAAGGGCACGCTGACACCCAAGGTGAACTTCGAGGTTTTGCTGCCAACGAAAACCTGGTCGCAACGTTATCTTCAGGTCGGCTGCGGAGGGCTTTGCGGAGACATCACCCTGCGTTCCGGTGCCTCCAGTGGTTGCAAGGTGCTGAACGATGGCGGTTTCGTCATGGCGGCGACCGACATGGGGCATACCGGGCAGAGCGGCGAATGGGGCCTTGATGATCAGCGGCGCGCCGATTTCGCTTATCGGGCAGAGCATATCACCGGTCAGGCCGCCAAGCTGTTGATCCGCAAGTTCTATGGGCGCGCTCAGAAATACGCCTATTTCAACGGCTGCTCCGACGGCGGGCGCGAGGCGCTGATGGAAGCTCAGCGTTTCCCGGACGATTTCGACGGCGTGATCGCCGGCGCCCCCGCCATGCTGTTCCAGGTGCAGAACACGCTGTACCATGGCTGGATGGCTACCGTGAACCGTGATGCGGCAGGCCATAATATCCTGCTCTCCGCCAAACTGCCGGCATTGCATGCGGCCGTGCTCGCGGCGTGTGACGGCAACGACGGCGTGACGGACGGCATCGTCGCCGTTCCTGCCGCGTGCCGGTTCGATCCCGCGGTTCTGGCCTGCAAGACCGGACAGTCGGGTAATGCCTGCCTGACCGCAGCCGAAATCGATGTGGTGCGCAAGTTCTATGAGGGGCCTCGCGATCCCAAAACGGGTTCGCCGCTGACTGCCGGGCAGCCGCTCTATGGTTCTGAACTCAACTGGCAGGGCATCTATGTGCCTGACAGCGACGGGGGCATGATGATGAGCACGATGATCGTGCCGCCGGTTTGGAAGGATATCGCTTTCGTTCCGCCGCGCACCACGGCGACGATGGCGGACTGGACTTTCGATACCGCCACGCTTGATGCCCTGAGAGCGCGCCACACGCTGTTCGATGCCACCAATGCGAACCTCGACGCTTTCGCGGCGCGTGGCGGCAAGCTGATCCTGTGGCATGGTCTTGGCGATCCGCATATTTCGCCCGCGAACACGGTTTCGTACCAGCAGGCGATCGAAAAGGCGATGGGCCGTGATCGCGTGAACGGATTTGAGCGCCTCTATCTGCTTCCCGGTGTTGCCCATTGCGGCGGTGGGCAGGGGCCGTCTGCGCTCGATCTGCTGTCGGCGATGATGGCCTGGGTCGAGGGAGGGCATGCGCCCGATGCGATCCTGACTTCGACTACGGCAACGGAGAGTTCGTTCGGTCAACCGACCGCTGGCAGCAAAGGGGGCGCTCGACAGGGGCCGCCGCCGATGGCCAAGCTGGAGACAGCAGCGCTACCGGCCATGACCCGCCCGGTCTATCCCTATCCTTTCGTTGCAAAATACAAGGGCACGGGTGACTACACCAAAGCGGTGAACTGGGAGAAGGGCGCTGCGACCCAGGTTGTTGCGCTGCATCCATGGCCCGGCAGCGATCTGTTCGCACCGTTCATTTTCTCCGACAAGTGACCTTATGTGCAAGGCCCGGCAAGCAAATTGCCGGGCCTTGCCGTCGCGCTCTCTCCGGTCAGACAGGCAGGCCGACGTAATTCTCGGCGATCGAGCGCTGGGCGGCCTCGCTGGAGGCGATGTAGTCCAGTTCGGCTACCTGCATCCGCCGCTCGAACGGGCCGTCTTCGGGGAAGCGGTGCATCAGGCGGGTGAGCGACCAACTGAACCGCTCCGATTTCCACACGCGGGCCAGCGCCTTGTCCGAATAGCTGATCACGGCTTCTGCATCGTTCCTGCCAAAGAACGCGATCAGGGCTTCGGCGGCGTAATGTACGTCGCTGGCAGCGAGGTTCAGGCCCTTGGCGCCGGTCGGTGGGACGATGTGCGCGGCATCGCCGCACAGCAGCAGACTGCCATGGCGCATCGGCTCGAACACGTAGGAGCGCAGCGGTGCGATCGACTTTTCCAGCGAGGGGCCGCGCGTGATGTGTGCGGCGGCATCGGGGCCGAGGCGGATCGCCAGTTCGTCCCAGATGCGATCGTCGCTCCAGTCCTCGACCTTTTCGGTCAGCGGCACGTCCACGTAGTAACGGCTGCGCGTGTGGCTGCGCTGCGAGGCGAGCGCGAAGCCGCGTTCGTGGTTGGCATAGATCAGCTCGTGGTTGCACGGCGGCACGTCGGACAGGATACCGAGCCAGCCGAACGGATAGACCCGCTCGAAATGGCGCGCGACCGAGGCGGGGATCGCCTGGCGCGAAGGGCCGTGGAAGCCGTCGCAGCCGACGATGATGCGGGCCTCGATGCGGTGCTCGGCGCCGTCCTTGGTGTAGGTCACGCTGGGCGTGTCGCTCTCGATATCGTGCAGCGCGACATCGCTCGCCTGATAGATCACTTCGAGGCCGCGCGCCTCGCGCGCGTCCATCAGGTCGCGGGTCATCTCGGTCTGGCCATAGACCATCACCTGCTTGCCGGTCAGCGCCTTGATGTCGATGCGGATCAGGCGCTCGCCGTCGGCAAGGTTGAAACCGTCGTGGGGCAGGCCCTCGGCTTTCATCCGCGCATCGAGGCCGAGCCGCTCCATCATAGCGACGGTGCCCTGTTCCAGAACGCCTGCGCGGATACGCGAGAGAACGTAATCGGGGCTCTGGCGTTCGAGGACGACGCAGTCGATCCCCTCGCTCTTGAGCAGGTGTCCCAGCAGCAGGCCAGCAGGCCCCGCGCCGATAATGGCGACTTGACGCTTCATGCAAACTCTCCCGAACGCCCGTAGAACGGGCCGTGGTCTTGTTGCCGAGTTTGACATTCCGGATCGTTTGCGGAAGGGTTTGGTAGGACAAAGATTGGTACTTTCGAGACAAAGATGGCCTTGCATCGCGTTGCTTCCGTGCCCGTCTATGCACTGTATGGCGAAGAGCAGCCGGTCGAGACGCCGGGCTTTGCGCATATCGAGACGATTGCCGCGCGCTCTTCGCTGCACGATTGGGAGATTGGCACGCACCGGCATCGCAGCTTCGCGCAGGTGCTGATCGTCCAGCAGGGGAAGTGGAGGTCCGTCTGGGTGAGGAACACGTTCGCCTTGCTGCCCCGGCGTTTGTCGCAGTGCGGGCGGGGATCATCCACGGTTTCCAGTTCCGTCCGCAGACGCACGGCGTGATCCTGACGCTGGCGGCCGACCACGAAGGCGTCGCGCGCGCGCCGGCGCTGGCGGCGATGCTGGAGCATGGCGGCTATGGCGCGATGGCGCCGGACGAGGCGGCGCGAGTGGAGCGGGTGGCGCGCGAACTGCTCGACTTGACGGGAGACTGGCGCGAGCCCGACGCCCTGTTTCACGCTCTCGTCACGGCGCTGCTCCATGCAGTCCAGCGTGCGGCGCGTGCAGGGCAGGCTATGAGATGGAGCCGCGGATGGTGCAGTTCTATGATCTAGTCGAAAGGCACTATCGGGACAGTTGCGATCTGGCTTTCTTCGCTGGCGAAATGGGCGTTACCACACGCACGCTGACCCGATTGACGGTCGCTCGGACAGGGCTGGGGCCTATCGAATTGGTCAACCGCCGCCGGGCGGCGGAAGCGCGTCGGTTGTTGCGCTATTCCAATGCCAGTGTGGCGCAAATCGCCGATACGCTGGGATTTGCAGACGTGTCCTATTTCTCGCGTTTCTACATGCGGATGACGGGGCAACGCCCAAGCCGTGATCGACATCCAGCGACATTCGGGCAATATGATAATAAATGCTAATGACATTCAGTAATGATAAGGCAGTCCTATCTGCTTTACCTTCGAGAGAGAGCAGCCTAACGGCGATGGTTCCCGGCCGGGCGGTGCGAGCCTGGCGTTGACCTGAGACCATGATGTTCCGTCTGTCTGTTGGCCGTCCTGCTTTCCATGCCCGATTGCTTCTTTCGACGGCTGCCTTCGCCGGATTGTTGATCGGCGTAAACGCCTATGCGGATACAGATGCAGGCAACGATGCACAGGACAAGTCGGTCATCCATGTCACCGGGCATGCCGATAGCGACGGGATGATGCCCGCGCAGGACAGCGCTGCGGCGATCAGCGAAGTGACGGCGGACTTCCTCAAGCTCCAGCCCCCGACGCTGAACGCGTTCCAGATGGTCAGCCTGCTGCCCGGCGCGAATGTCGCATCAAGCGATCCCTATGGCCTTTCGACCAGTTCGGGCATCACCATGCGTGGCCTCGGGCAGGACGAGATCGGCGTGCTGATGGAAGGCGCGCCGCAGAACGACATCGGCTATTATTACGCCTACCCCTCGCAGTTCGCCGATACCGAGAACTTGCGGTCCGTTGCGCTCAGCCCCGGTTCCGTCGATCTCAGCGCGCCGGTGGTGAACGGCGCGGGCGGGCTGCTTTCGGTTGCGCTCGCGGACCCGGAAAAGACGATGGGCGGGCTGCTCGACCTGTCGCTCGGCTCTTACGACCAGCGGCGGATTTTCGCCCGCTTCGATACCGGCACCATCGGCAACACCGGCCTGCGTGCCTTCGTATCGTACTCCGACACGCGGGCCGACAACTGGCGCGGCGCGGGCGTGGACAAGCGCCGCCACCTCGATTTCAAGCTGCTGAACGAATGGGGCGAGGGCAACCGCGCCGCTCTGGCGGTGTCGTTCAACGAGGCGGATTCGTCGGTCTATCCCGGCCCGACGCTGGCGGACTGGAAGGCCTATGGCCGCCATCAGGGTTACGATGCCAGCTATGACGCGGCGGACGGCGGCAACCTGAATTACTGGCGGCTCTACCGCGCGCCGTTCCGCAACCTCTATCTGTCCGCACCGATCCACCTGAAACTGGCGGACAACCTCGATCTGGACAGCACCAGCTATCTCCAGTTCGGCTACGGCAACTCGCCCTACGGCACGCAGCTGAGCGAGGAAGGCAACTACCTCGGCACCGAGGCACTGGCGCCGATCACGCTGGCCAATGCGGTCGATGGCACCGCGAACGTGCTGGGCAACTACACCGGCAAGCAGCTGCGGGCAGGCGAAGTCGCCAGCCTGACCTGGACCACCGGGGCGCATAAAATCACCGCCGGGCTCTGGGGCGATTACGGCACCGACCGCGTGCTTCAGACCTACACCGCGCTCAATGCCGATGGCACGCCGACCGCGATCTGGGGCCATACCAAAGACGCGATCCGCACCGCCGATGGTCGCCTGCTGGCCTACGAGAACATCCGGACGACGACCGTTACCAAGGGCTTCTTCGTTGCCGATACGATCACTGTCGATCCGCGCCTGACCATCGACGTGGGCTTCAAGGGCGTCGATTTCCTGCGCCATGGCCGCAACTATCTGCCCGGCGATCAGACTACGGTTCATGCCGACAGCTTCGCCGCGCTGCCGCAGGCGGCGGTGCGCTACAAGCTGGACGATCACAACCAGTTCTTCGCGAACGTGACCACGCACTTCCGCGCGCCGGACGAGTTCTCGCTCTATGACAGCTACGATGGTGGCGAAGTCACCTCGCAGGGTGTGAACGGGCTGAAAAACGAATATTCGGTGTCCGAGGAGCTGGGCTGGCGCTATTCGGGCAGCCGTGTGGCGGTGACGCTGACCGGCTTCCACTACCACTTCCGCAACCGGCAGGTCTCGACCGTGGTCGATTCCGACGGCGCGCTGGTCTACGCCACGGTCAATGCCGGGCGCCAGACCTCGTGGGCATCGACGGCGAGATCGACTATCGCCTGAACGATGCCGTCAGCCTTTATGCCTCGGGCGAATGGCTGCGCGCAAAGAACGACGACGATCTGCCGATGGGCGATGACTATCTGCCGACCAAGGGCAAGGACGCGGTCGCCAGCCCGCATTACCAGCTGGGCTTCGGCGGGCGCTATGACGGCGGGCTGTTCTTCGGAACGCTGGGCGTGAAGTACGTCGCCGCGCAGTATGCGACGTTCATGAACGACGAGCGGATTCCCGGTTTCGCCAATGTCGATGCCGGGATCGGCGTGCATCTGGCCGGACTGATCGACGGCAAGCGCACCGATTTGCGCGTCAACGG from Novosphingobium sp. 9 encodes:
- a CDS encoding class II 3-deoxy-7-phosphoheptulonate synthase: MASNWTPDGWKAKEARHLPVYGDVEQLGAVETTLAKFPPLVFAGEARELKKDLAEVAAGRGFLLQGGDCAESFAEFHPDNIRDTFRVLLQMAVVLTFAGKQPVVKVGRMAGQFAKPRSAPTETIGGVELPSYLGDIINGVEFDAETRRNDPERMVKAYAQSASTLNLLRAFASGGYANLRQVHQWTLEHINRSPWGERFSQMADRIGEALDFMAACGVNPSTVPQLQGTNFYTSHEALLLPYEQALTRRDSLTGDWYDCSAHMLWIGDRTRFEGSAHVEFLRGVGNPIGMKCGPSLEPDALIRMLDTLNPAREPGRMTLIARFGHDKVEAGLPKLVRAVKAEGHPVVWSCDPMHGNVIKSDSGFKTRPFDRILSEVRGFFAVHRAEGTHAGGVHVEMTGQDVTECTGGAIAITDEALKDRYHTHCDPRLNGAQSIELAFEMADLLNLEMSEGRREAA
- a CDS encoding TonB-dependent receptor domain-containing protein gives rise to the protein MPCLAILHSCREQFALALSEKGERHKSGRVTGPHRYSLANGEWSSCAFSGTDGGYSLTDFRKRILATTSLVVVCASPQAAFALAAEAQAGSSYSRDGELPSDIVVSATGYELNVKDAPATISVITAEEIRQRSYTDITDVLMNVPGVFIQGGGVEQSVMIRGMSADYTLFLVDGKRMQDNQAFGLNGAQAGTPINFLPPLDSIERIEVIRGPASSLYGSDAIGGVINVITKKVMNEFGGSFTTEYIKSGPGNDVTNDGVNASLALNIPIIRDRLSLQVTGGLRYQDEADFVGGSDSAAADPEFKRKNIAGKLSFRLDEANTFTAGAGHTIQERTANPGKSLAEGEDMTYSKTLRDNYFATHEGNFGNLTWNSYVTYDTSTNPTRVNATTGNGIDFDTLVANTQAALQLSRHKIVGGLNYFHEKLKDGATNGLNLEGIVASTDIITMDRKQYAAFLEDNWEVVEDLSLLLSGRVDHSESFGTRFSPKAYAVFNMTDSFTIKGGVTSGYKVPSLRSAATDFGSTSMGGVVIGNPDLKPEKTMNYEVGVSYANKAAGISTSLTAYQSDFKDKLLRTGRICAQNEECVYGGLTYPAHQYGYTTYENVDSARLKGVEWTVDWTVVRHLRYRHSYTYSQTEQTSGTNKGKPLNDIPEHMFNASLDWKASRAFNLWGQLNYRGKTSGRTTNASGSATNDFRYPPYTFYNLGVVIKPRRDLRLNLGVYNLTNKKVTAEEGYAYVLDGRRFSTSLSVDF
- a CDS encoding M16 family metallopeptidase; this translates as MTTTPRAARSFACLLLLSQTAAVPVFAQTVAPAVNAAAAPKPWLYKNSDVPPDPDWNFGELSNGLRYAVRHNGVPPGQVSIRVRVDVGSLYETDAERGYSHLLEHMLFRESKYIPEGTAIATFQRLGASFGTDTNAETTTTQTVFKLDVPNATPTSLDTVFKLVSGMVTAPTLSALDLKKDLPIVLSEMRDNGGASRRVQQAMQKTLYDGQPLSDRDPIGTLGSLQAATPASVRAFYTRWYRPQTVTVIVAGDAPVPALEAYVKKWFGDWQVPGKVTPQPSFGAPIAPAGSDPKNPVGATKVMVEPDLPPSLMYAVLRPWHQVNDTIKYNQGLMIDQLAQAIINRRLETKARAGGSFLTASVDQENVARSANATFVSVTPLGDDWKGALHDVRAVIADAMTRPPTQEEIDREVAELDVSFQVPVEQQAILPGGKLADDLVNALDIHETVAAPKDVLNIFRSSKPLFTPDAILEHTRQIFSGTVTRAMFTVQKPGVATDAQLHAALAAPVKPDESVREDMKPVSFANMPAIGAPSAPTAVAPIGLLGIQQLTFANGVKALLWPAKEEPGRVMVKVRFGGGYGAVAPKDATYLALGDMALVGAGEATLNQNDLDRISTGRKLGFDFDIDDGSFQFQAETRPSDLADQLYLFAAKLDMPRWDKGPFERAKAAAKIQYDTFASSPQGILNRDLNYYQHGQDQRYATPTPAQIDKTDMADFQRVWSRQLASGPVEVQIYGDFDQAAAIAALTKTFGALKPRTTTDAQAVVPVGVPSPSTQPIRVGHHGDADQAAAVISWATGGGSDDIAQSRQLEILTQLFSNRLMDAMREKLGAAYSPYVFSSWPIDEKAGGAITAVAQIEPDKVPLFFQTADDIAQNLIDNPPTADELARVIEPLRQQVTRAASSTAFFMDQLEGATWDPKRIAAVRTILPDYTQTTPQAMQALAAKYLGKGKSWRLEVLPDPKTATKKK
- a CDS encoding tannase/feruloyl esterase family alpha/beta hydrolase; translated protein: MRFRITMWLATLIAAFALTSGAVQARNAPTGQSLAVVRPVVSCAALSATDLTAIGGAGSGVTSATLDKSDGIEVCDVKGTLTPKVNFEVLLPTKTWSQRYLQVGCGGLCGDITLRSGASSGCKVLNDGGFVMAATDMGHTGQSGEWGLDDQRRADFAYRAEHITGQAAKLLIRKFYGRAQKYAYFNGCSDGGREALMEAQRFPDDFDGVIAGAPAMLFQVQNTLYHGWMATVNRDAAGHNILLSAKLPALHAAVLAACDGNDGVTDGIVAVPAACRFDPAVLACKTGQSGNACLTAAEIDVVRKFYEGPRDPKTGSPLTAGQPLYGSELNWQGIYVPDSDGGMMMSTMIVPPVWKDIAFVPPRTTATMADWTFDTATLDALRARHTLFDATNANLDAFAARGGKLILWHGLGDPHISPANTVSYQQAIEKAMGRDRVNGFERLYLLPGVAHCGGGQGPSALDLLSAMMAWVEGGHAPDAILTSTTATESSFGQPTAGSKGGARQGPPPMAKLETAALPAMTRPVYPYPFVAKYKGTGDYTKAVNWEKGAATQVVALHPWPGSDLFAPFIFSDK